One genomic segment of Candidatus Neomarinimicrobiota bacterium includes these proteins:
- a CDS encoding T9SS type A sorting domain-containing protein — protein VYDLLGREVKRLVKDYRPAGKYQAIWNAGDNYGRQVSAGIYFYRIQAGSFIETRKLVVLK, from the coding sequence TAGTATATGACCTCCTGGGTCGCGAAGTGAAAAGGCTGGTGAAGGATTACCGCCCGGCGGGGAAGTACCAGGCCATCTGGAATGCCGGGGATAATTATGGGCGCCAGGTGAGCGCCGGCATATACTTCTACCGGATACAAGCAGGCAGCTTTATCGAGACCCGTAAGCTGGTGGTTTTGAAATGA